In Podospora pseudopauciseta strain CBS 411.78 chromosome 3, whole genome shotgun sequence, one genomic interval encodes:
- a CDS encoding hypothetical protein (COG:S; EggNog:ENOG503P6SW) yields the protein MSFDWDHQFCLGCDKQTDGTTYCSEACRLGDYEKTASSSSPSSGASSPTLNEWTFNKPTSSSSKFYLSPAFDFSTPQTSRSNSVLSPSASQTSLCSMRSTSSAGLDAAQLSDKAARELRAYARSFESVRTQRRRSY from the coding sequence ATGTCCTTCGATTGGGATCACCAGTTCTGCCTGGGCTGCGACAAGCAAACCGACGGCACCACCTACTGCTCTGAAGCCTGCCGTCTTGGGGACTACGAGAAGActgcttcctcttcatcaccaagcTCTGGGGCGAGCTCACCAACCCTGAACGAGTGGACCTTCAACAAACCAACCTCCAGCAGCTCCAAGTTCTACCTCTCCCCCGCCTTCGACTTCAGCACACCACAAACATCCCGCTCCAACTCTGtcctctccccatccgccTCGCAAACCAGCCTCTGCTCCATGCGCAGCACATCCTCTGCCGGGCTCGACGCCGCTCAACTGTCAGACAAGGCCGCCCGCGAACTGAGGGCCTACGCTCGTTCGTTCGAATCTGTCCGCACTCAACGTAGACGATCGTACTAG